Proteins from a single region of Nitrospinota bacterium:
- a CDS encoding (2Fe-2S) ferredoxin domain-containing protein gives MPKPKYHVLICTNQRPEGHPRGSCGQKNAMAVWQKFADMLNRTNMYDKVLISGVRSCLGPCQVGPIVVVYPENVWYGNVKEEDVEDIFKSHFMLGKPVERLILPTEVFG, from the coding sequence ATGCCAAAGCCTAAATACCATGTTTTAATCTGCACAAACCAGCGCCCCGAAGGGCACCCGAGAGGGAGTTGCGGCCAGAAAAACGCCATGGCCGTCTGGCAGAAATTCGCGGACATGCTAAACCGCACCAACATGTACGACAAGGTGTTGATAAGCGGCGTGCGCTCTTGCCTCGGGCCGTGCCAGGTGGGGCCCATTGTTGTGGTGTACCCGGAAAACGTGTGGTACGGCAACGTAAAGGAAGAGGACGTGGAGGACATCTTCAAAAGCCATTTCATGCTGGGCAAACCGGTTGAAAGGCTGATCCTGCCCACGGAAGTCTTCGGCTGA